One Stigmatopora nigra isolate UIUO_SnigA chromosome 1, RoL_Snig_1.1, whole genome shotgun sequence DNA segment encodes these proteins:
- the klhl17 gene encoding kelch-like protein 17 has product MEGGGMQLLNRDGHSVSHNSKRHYHDSFVSMNRMRQRGLLCDIVLHVSNKEIKAHKVVLASCSPYFHAMFTNEMSESRQTHVTLHDIDPQALEQLIQYTYTAEIVVGEGNVQTLLPAASLLQLNGVRDACCKFLLSQLDPSNCLGIRGFADTHSCSDLLKSAHKYVLQHFVEVSKTEEFMLLPLKQVLDLISSDNLNVPSEEEVYRSVLSWVKHDVDGRRPNVPWLMKCVRLPLLRRDFLMSNVDTELLVRHHSECKDLLIEALKYHLMPEQRGVLSNSRTRARRCEGASPVLFAVGGGSLFAIHGDCEAYDTRTDRWHMVASMSTRRARVGVAAIGNRLYAVGGYDGTSDLATVESYDPITNSWQPEVSMGTRRSCLGVAVLHGLLYAAGGYDGASCLNSAERFDPLTSSWTSIAAMSTRRRYVRVATLDGNLYAVGGYDSSSHLATVEKYDPQGNTWTPIANMLSRRSSAGVAVLDGMLYVAGGNDGTSCLNSVERFNPKTNTWEGVSAMNIRRSTHDLVAMDGWLYAVGGNDGSSSLNSIEKYNPRSNKWVAASCMFTRRSSVGVAVLELLNFPPPSSPTLSVSSTSL; this is encoded by the exons ATGGAAGGAGGAGGCATGCAGCTGCTGAACCGCGACGGCCACAGCGTCTCGCACAACTCCAAGCGCCACTACCACGACTCCTTCGTGTCCATGAACAGGATGCGCCAGCGGGGCTTGCTCTGCGACATCGTCCTCCACGTCTCCAACAAGGAGATCAAGGCGCACAAGGTGGTGCTGGCTTCCTGCAGCCCCTACTTCCATGCCATGTTTACCA ATGAGATGTCGGAGAGTCGGCAGACCCACGTGACACTCCATGACATCGACCCCCAGGCATTGGAGCAACTCATTCAGTATACCTACACGGCCGAAATTGTGGTCGGGGAGGGGAACGTTCAG ACGTTGCTACCTGCCGCTAGCTTGCTGCAACTGAACGGTGTCCGAGATGCCTGCTGCAAATTCCTCCTCAGCCAGTTGGACCCCTCCAACTGCTTGGGCATCCGAGGCTTCGCCGACACGCACTCCTGCAGCGACCTCCTCAAATCGGCGCACAAGTACGTCCTACAGCACTTTGTGGAAGTGTCCAAGACGGAGGAATTCATGTTGCTACCGCTAAAACAG GTCCTGGACTTGATTTCAAGCGACAACCTCAACGTACCATCCGAAGAAGAAGTGTACCGGTCCGTGTTGAGTTGGGTGAAACACGACGTCGATGGCCGCCGTCCTAACGTCCCGTGG TTGATGAAGTGCGTTCGTCTTCCACTACTACGCCGCGACTTCCTCATGAGCAACGTGGACACCGAGTTGCTAGTTCGACACCACTCGGAATGCAAGGATCTCCTAATCGAGGCCCTCAAGTACCACCTGATGCCCGAACAGAGGGGCGTACTCAGCAACAGCAGGACGCGAGCTCGCCGTTGCGAGGGCGCTAGTCCCGTCCTCTTTGCCGTCG gtggggggAGCTTGTTCGCCATTCACGGGGACTGCGAAGCGTACGATACCAGGACGGATCGGTGGCACATGGTGGCGTCCATGTCCACTCGGAGGGCCAGGGTGGGCGTGGCCGCCATTGGGAATAGGCTGTATGCTGTCGGTGG ATACGACGGAACGTCCGATCTGGCAACCGTGGAATCGTACGACCCCATCACTAATTCCTGGCAACCTGAGGTTTCCATGGGAACGCGCCGGAGCTGCTTAGGGGTCGCCGTCTTGCACGGTTTGTTGTATGCTGCGGGGGGCTATGACGGTGCTTCATGTCTTAATAG CGCGGAACGTTTTGACCCACTTACCAGTTCATGGACTTCAATTGCAGCAATGAGTACACGTAGAAGATATGTTCGAGTTGCTACTTTAG ATGGTAACTTGTATGCAGTGGGTGGTTACGATAGCTCCTCCCATCTTGCAACAGTCGAGAAGTATGATCCTCAG GGCAACACATGGACCCCCATTGCCAACATGCTAAGTCGACGTAGCAGCGCGGGTGTGGCTGTGCTGGACGGCATGTTGTATGTGGCGGGGGGCAACGATGGCACCAGCTGCCTCAACTCGGTGGAAAGGTTCAACCCCAAGACCAACACTTGGGAGGGAGTGTCGGCCATGAATATTCGGAG gAGCACCCACGATTTAGTGGCCATGGACGGGTGGCTTTACGCAGTGGGAGGCAACGACGGCAGCTCCAGTCTGAACTCCATCGAGAAGTACAACCCGCGTAGCAACAAGTGGGTGGCGGCCTCTTGCATGTTTACACGGCGAAGCAGCGTGGGCGTGGCCGTACTCGAGCTTCTCAACTTCCCGCCACCGTCCTCGCCCACGCTGTCCGTTTCCTCCACGAGTCTTTGA